DNA from Dokdonella koreensis DS-123:
GGCTGGGGCCGGCGCACGTGATGCTCAATACGGCCTACGACGCCGGCGAACGGCCGGCGACGCGCGCGGCGGCGCGGCAGCAATGGCACGGCGATACCTGCCTGTATTTCGGCTGCGCGGACGTCGATGCGGTCTACGCGACGCTGCAGGCGCGGCTGCCGGACCTGCGTCCGCCCGCCGATGCGCCGTACGGCATGCGCCAGCTCTACCTGTCCGATCCGGACCGCTACGGGCTGTGCTTCCAGGCGCCGGTTCGCTCCTGACCTCGGACGCACCCGGACCGGCGGCGTGTCGCGTCCGCCGGCCGCAGGCGCGGCCGGCGGGATCGCGGTTCAGCGCCGCAGGTGCGTCTCGAACAGCTTGAGGATGCGCTTGTACTCGTCGAACCAGGCATCGGCATGCACGAAGCCGTGGCGCTCCATCGGGTAGCCGGCCAGCTCGAAATCGTCCTTGCGCAGCTCGATCAGGCGCTGGTAGAGCCGCACCGAATCCTGGAACAGCACGTTGTCGTCGATCATGCCGTGGGCGATCAGCAGCGGGCCGCGCAGCCCGTCGGCGAACTCGATCGGCGAGGAGCGGCGGTAGGCCAGCGGGTCGACCTGCGGCGTGTTGAGGATGTTGGAGGTATAGCCGTGGTTGTAGCTGGTCCAGTCGGTGACCGGCCGCAGCGCCGCGCCGGCGTGGAACACCTCCGGCGCGCGGAACATCGCCATCAGCGCCATGAAGCCGCCGTAGGAGCCGCCGTAGAGGCCGACCCGCTGCGGATCGACCGCCTGCTCGGCCGCCAGCCAGCGCGCGCCGTCGACGAGATCCTCCAGCTCCGGATGGCCCATCTGCCGGTAGATCGCCGTGCGCCAGTCGCGGCCGTAGCCCTCCGAGGCGCGGTAGTCCATGTCGAGTACCACGTAGCCGCGCTCGACCAGCAGGTTGTGGAACAGCTGCTCGCGGAAGTAGTTCGGGTAGCCCTGGTGCGTGTTCTGCAGGTAGCCGGCGCCGTGCACGAACAGCACGGCCGGATAGCGCTTGGTCGGATCGAAGTCGGCCGGCTTGTAGAGCTTGGACCAGATCGGGCGCCCGCTCTTGGACGAGGGCACGCCGACGATCTCGACCGGCGCGAAGCGCAGCGCGCGGTAGTCGGGCTTGCGCGTATCGGTCAGTTCGCGCGGGGCGCCGCTGCCGTCGGCGGCCAGGACCGCCAGCTGCTGCGGCACGTAGGCGGAGGAATGCAGTACTGCCAGGCGGCTGCCATCCGGCGACAGCGTGAAGTCGTCCAGGCCGCCGTAGCGGCTGACCCGCTCCAGCGGGCCGCCGCCGATCGCCACGCGATAGACGTCGTAGGCGTAGGGCGCCTCGACGTTGGCGCGCACGTAGAAGCGGCCGTCGGGCGAGAGGCGCGGCGAGGACACCTCGAAGCGGCCGTCGGTCAGTGCCTTGGCCTTGCCGCCGGGTGTCTTGACGTAGAGCTGCGAGTAGCCGGTTTCCTCGGACAGGTACCACAGCGTGCGCGCGTCGTCGGCCCAGCCGAACTCGTTGAAGTTCCAGTTGATCCAGGCCGGATCGGTCAGCCGGTGCTGGGCGACCAGCGCGCCGGCCGCGAAATCGACCGTCGCGATCCAGCGATCCTTGTTGTCGATGCTGCGCAGCTGCACGGCGGCATGGCGCCCGTCGCGCGACCA
Protein-coding regions in this window:
- a CDS encoding VOC family protein, with product MTIRVNGLAPLLQVYDMPESLAFYRDTLGFEVVEASPLVDAPEGRFSHWMWLRLGPAHVMLNTAYDAGERPATRAAARQQWHGDTCLYFGCADVDAVYATLQARLPDLRPPADAPYGMRQLYLSDPDRYGLCFQAPVRS
- a CDS encoding S9 family peptidase — encoded protein: MRWSPSLLAALLCLAGPSAAVTLEQAMADPDWIGPPVERPYWSVDGTSVYYQLKREGSGIRDLRRVTLADGADGVVDPPAMAATDGPDPVFDATRTRAAFIRNGDLFVRETASGRLLQATRSAERETAPQFSADGRQVQFRVDNDWFAFDIATGVVAPAVILKTGKDPAAKKPDDLGELQLRLFSTLRKVKDDREARRQHAEAFQAGDPTRAPLPVFLGEEADIVSSALAPDGRWLLVGTRAKGYEAGRVAKMQTWVTESGYEEGEDERVRVGRNAPAPQTLWLVDLAARSTRKLAYGDLPGITDDPLKAVREENAKDAAAAAGEGDTSQAGKKDKTKAKDKAADKPAERALELTGYAWSRDGRHAAVQLRSIDNKDRWIATVDFAAGALVAQHRLTDPAWINWNFNEFGWADDARTLWYLSEETGYSQLYVKTPGGKAKALTDGRFEVSSPRLSPDGRFYVRANVEAPYAYDVYRVAIGGGPLERVSRYGGLDDFTLSPDGSRLAVLHSSAYVPQQLAVLAADGSGAPRELTDTRKPDYRALRFAPVEIVGVPSSKSGRPIWSKLYKPADFDPTKRYPAVLFVHGAGYLQNTHQGYPNYFREQLFHNLLVERGYVVLDMDYRASEGYGRDWRTAIYRQMGHPELEDLVDGARWLAAEQAVDPQRVGLYGGSYGGFMALMAMFRAPEVFHAGAALRPVTDWTSYNHGYTSNILNTPQVDPLAYRRSSPIEFADGLRGPLLIAHGMIDDNVLFQDSVRLYQRLIELRKDDFELAGYPMERHGFVHADAWFDEYKRILKLFETHLRR